A genomic region of Papaver somniferum cultivar HN1 chromosome 7, ASM357369v1, whole genome shotgun sequence contains the following coding sequences:
- the LOC113299879 gene encoding lamin-like protein: MEMSRFGLVLACSVLMVVMMMPSEVEAKRWTVGGNKGWTSNVNYTIWAQNVTFYKDDWLFFVYDRNQQNVLQVNKTDYESCNENNPIHSWTTGAGRDVVPLNVTKHYYFISGHGFCYGGMKLAVHVINPPPPPRAAPIKSDSAPSASFGLRSAMAFVAAWTCASQLF; this comes from the exons ATGGAGATGTCAAGATTTGGGCTGGTGCTTGCTTGTTCTGTAttaatggtggtgatgatgatgccAAGTGAAGTTGAAGCTAAGAGATGGACTGTTGGTGGGAACAAAGGATGGACTTCAAATGTTAATTACACTATTTGGGCTCAAAATGTTACGTTCTACAAAGATGATTGGCTCT TCTTTGTGTATGACAGGAACCAACAGAATGTGTTGCAAGTAAACAAGACTGATTACGAGTCTTGCAATGAAAACAATCCCATTCACAGTTGGACCACTGGAGCTGGTAGAGATGTTGTCCCACTCAATGTGACCAAGCATTATTACTTCATCAGTGGACATGGTTTCTGCTACGGAGGAATGAAATTAGCTGTTCATGTCAtaaacccaccaccaccaccacgagCAGCTCCAATTAAGAGTGACAGTGCTCCATCAGCTAGTTTTGGTCTCCGATCTGCAATGGCTTTTGTGGCAGCATGGACATGTGCGTCCCAATTGTTTTAG